From Entelurus aequoreus isolate RoL-2023_Sb linkage group LG22, RoL_Eaeq_v1.1, whole genome shotgun sequence, one genomic window encodes:
- the LOC133639425 gene encoding UPF0450 protein C17orf58-like isoform X1 yields the protein MRTTLCVCFLVLPLLMAEEHLNEFYSLLEKSQGTLVEPPQTNQSRLMVKEPSLAINELLEKSSRTSESKFHPLPSSVWPKHSHLSPVLRHHNKSKKGGKMLEVSTDKSRGEASGLLPKPANRTVQMGLSPPQPTQPEDHPNSRARSAPAPGRDPPGRRMDPEENRPGKAGLFQAGIAVTPPRNNSRPAVSYNRRSSSLLQHFDVLRPESEATHDSFCMSECRKEKEEKEHLCYSQFAVNGVVHQLEVVRRGVRLVTLMVSSDGFYKSSRLYAAPDSFFFKVHLLVLDTFHCSKPCPDITLGSRYIAMGQIYHRRRHLPADLLTLLGGRLKAGDGILRSNNYVRRFNKRKHQKVVEATRTRCR from the exons ATGAGGACTACTTTGTGTGTCTGCTTCCTCGTGCTGCCTCTTCTCATGGCGGAGGAACACCTCAACG AGTTCTATTCTCTCCTGGAAAAGAGTCAGGGCACTTTAGTGGAGCCACCCCAGACCAACCAGAGCAGGCTGATGGTGAAAGAACCTTCACTGGCCATCAATGAGCTTCTGGAGAAGAGCAGCAGGACGTCCGAGTCCAAGTTCCATCCTCTCCCGTCTTCCGTGTGGCCAAAGCACAGCCACCTGTCCCCCGTCCTGCGCCACCACAACAAGAGTAAGAAAGGTGGCAAGATGTTGGAAGTGAGCACTGACAAAAGCCGAGGAGAAGCGAGCGGTCTGCTTCCCAAACCGGCAAACCGCACGGTCCAGATGGGCCTCAGCCCGCCTCAGCCCACCCAGCCAGAGGACCATCCCAACTCCAGAGCCAGAAGCGCTCCGGCTCCTGGCAGAGACCCCCCCGGCCGACGCATGGACCCTGAGGAGAACCGGCCAGGGAAGGCCGGCCTCTTCCAGGCGGGCATAGCTGTGACGCCACCCCGAAACAACAGCCGGCCGGCGGTCAGCTACAACCGCCGCTCTTCAAGCCTGCTGCAGCACTTTGACGTCCTCAGACCAG AGTCGGAGGCGACGCACGACTCTTTCTGCATGAGCGAGTgcaggaaggagaaggaggagaaggagcacCTGTGCTACAGCCAGTTTG CCGTCAATGGTGTGGTTCACCAGCTGGAGGTGGTGCGTAGAGGAGTACGCCTAGTCACCCTGATGGTGAGCAGTGATGGCTTCTACAAGAGCAGTCGTCTGTACGCCGCTCCTGACTCCTTCTTCTTCAAAGTGCACCTCCTGGTCCTGGACACCTTCCACTGCAGCAAGCCATGTCCTGACATCACACTCG GCAGCAGATACATTGCAATGGGACAAATCTACCACCGGAGGCGCCATCTTCCTGCCGACCTCCTGACCCTGCTGGGCGGCAGGCTGAAGGCGGGCGACGGCATCCTGAGGAGCAACAACTACGTCAGGAGGTTCAACAAACGCAAGCACCAGAAGGTGGTGGAGGCCACGCGCACCCGCTGTCGGTGA
- the LOC133639425 gene encoding uncharacterized protein LOC133639425 isoform X2 produces MRTTLCVCFLVLPLLMAEEHLNEFYSLLEKSQGTLVEPPQTNQSRLMVKEPSLAINELLEKSSRTSESKFHPLPSSVWPKHSHLSPVLRHHNKSKKGGKMLEVSTDKSRGEASGLLPKPANRTVQMGLSPPQPTQPEDHPNSRARSAPAPGRDPPGRRMDPEENRPGKAGLFQAGIAVTPPRNNSRPAVSYNRRSSSLLQHFDVLRPESEATHDSFCMSECRKEKEEKEHLCYSQFAVNGVVHQLEVVRRGVRLVTLMCTSWSWTPSTAASHVLTSHSAADTLQWDKSTTGGAIFLPTS; encoded by the exons ATGAGGACTACTTTGTGTGTCTGCTTCCTCGTGCTGCCTCTTCTCATGGCGGAGGAACACCTCAACG AGTTCTATTCTCTCCTGGAAAAGAGTCAGGGCACTTTAGTGGAGCCACCCCAGACCAACCAGAGCAGGCTGATGGTGAAAGAACCTTCACTGGCCATCAATGAGCTTCTGGAGAAGAGCAGCAGGACGTCCGAGTCCAAGTTCCATCCTCTCCCGTCTTCCGTGTGGCCAAAGCACAGCCACCTGTCCCCCGTCCTGCGCCACCACAACAAGAGTAAGAAAGGTGGCAAGATGTTGGAAGTGAGCACTGACAAAAGCCGAGGAGAAGCGAGCGGTCTGCTTCCCAAACCGGCAAACCGCACGGTCCAGATGGGCCTCAGCCCGCCTCAGCCCACCCAGCCAGAGGACCATCCCAACTCCAGAGCCAGAAGCGCTCCGGCTCCTGGCAGAGACCCCCCCGGCCGACGCATGGACCCTGAGGAGAACCGGCCAGGGAAGGCCGGCCTCTTCCAGGCGGGCATAGCTGTGACGCCACCCCGAAACAACAGCCGGCCGGCGGTCAGCTACAACCGCCGCTCTTCAAGCCTGCTGCAGCACTTTGACGTCCTCAGACCAG AGTCGGAGGCGACGCACGACTCTTTCTGCATGAGCGAGTgcaggaaggagaaggaggagaaggagcacCTGTGCTACAGCCAGTTTG CCGTCAATGGTGTGGTTCACCAGCTGGAGGTGGTGCGTAGAGGAGTACGCCTAGTCACCCTGATG TGCACCTCCTGGTCCTGGACACCTTCCACTGCAGCAAGCCATGTCCTGACATCACACTCG GCAGCAGATACATTGCAATGGGACAAATCTACCACCGGAGGCGCCATCTTCCTGCCGACCTCCTGA